From a single Nostoc sp. MS1 genomic region:
- a CDS encoding response regulator transcription factor, whose protein sequence is MPLTILVVDDDLGTRLSISDYLELSGYSVITANDGQEALAMVETYHPDLIVTDIVMPRMNGYELVRQVRQQPPFRLLPVILLTARTRTQERILGYQSGCDLYLPKPFELEELAAAIRNLLERSQIIQSEYRFSHKDSSANALPTKTVENHHSVFTHVDKSQLLSSLTVREQEVLEMLTHGLSNIEIGNQLHLSSRTVEKYVSSLLRKTATSNRAELVRFAMTHGLVE, encoded by the coding sequence ATGCCCTTGACGATCCTTGTGGTGGATGACGATCTGGGCACTCGTCTGTCTATTAGTGACTATTTAGAACTGTCTGGCTACTCAGTAATTACGGCTAATGACGGTCAAGAAGCTTTAGCGATGGTAGAAACATACCATCCTGATTTGATTGTTACCGACATTGTGATGCCGAGAATGAATGGTTATGAGTTGGTACGTCAGGTACGTCAACAACCCCCATTCCGTTTACTACCTGTAATTTTATTAACAGCACGTACCAGAACTCAGGAAAGGATTCTCGGTTATCAGTCGGGATGTGATTTATATTTACCTAAACCTTTTGAGTTAGAGGAGTTAGCAGCAGCAATTCGGAATTTATTAGAGCGATCGCAAATCATCCAATCTGAATACAGATTTTCTCATAAAGACAGTTCAGCCAATGCCCTCCCCACAAAAACTGTCGAGAATCATCACTCTGTATTTACCCATGTAGACAAATCGCAATTACTCTCGTCTTTGACTGTAAGAGAACAGGAAGTATTAGAGATGCTAACTCACGGTTTATCTAATATTGAAATTGGCAATCAATTACACCTAAGTTCCAGAACCGTGGAAAAGTACGTTAGTAGTTTATTGAGAAAAACTGCTACCAGTAATCGAGCTGAACTGGTACGCTTTGCTATGACCCACGGTTTAGTAGAGTAA
- a CDS encoding YbaB/EbfC family nucleoid-associated protein has product MTGKGFGGFGLGKMKELADAFKKAQQVQEGAKRLQEELEQMEIQGESGGGLVKVIVSGNQEPKRVEISPDALAQGADLLSDLVTAAMKDAYNKSTATMRERMEDLTSGLELPGF; this is encoded by the coding sequence ATGACAGGAAAAGGATTTGGTGGCTTTGGCCTGGGAAAAATGAAAGAACTGGCCGATGCTTTCAAGAAAGCGCAGCAAGTTCAAGAAGGCGCAAAGCGACTCCAAGAAGAATTGGAGCAAATGGAAATTCAGGGAGAATCTGGTGGTGGTCTAGTCAAAGTAATCGTCAGTGGCAACCAGGAACCAAAGCGGGTAGAAATTTCCCCAGATGCTTTAGCACAAGGGGCAGATTTACTTTCCGATTTGGTAACGGCTGCAATGAAAGATGCTTACAACAAGTCTACAGCCACAATGCGGGAGCGCATGGAAGATTTAACCAGTGGCTTAGAATTACCTGGATTTTAG
- a CDS encoding ABC transporter substrate-binding protein produces the protein MKNAIALKSRVSISHYIPLLVICSVLLTACGRSNSTNVQSANNPTSKTTQANTIPIGIAFAQTSNVALLGQEGTDGVKIAEKYFNNKGGINGKQIKLIFQDTGGDEVGAINAFQTLINQNNVVGIIGPTLSQQAFSADPIAERNQVPVIGASNTAKGIPEIGDYVARISSSVAVVAPYAVKAALKQNPNIKRVAVFYAQNDAFNKSETEIFQKTVKDLGLDLITVQKFQTTDTDFQTQASSAINLKPDLAIISGLAVDGGNLVKQLRELGYKGTIIGGNGFNTSHIFSVCGKLCDGVIIAQAYSPEYKNEINTAFRKAYIEQYRKEPSQVSAQSFAALQVYVEALQSLNKKRQINDLTLPELRKELNQELLKLTYQTPLGEIAFTPVGEVIQKEFYVAQLKMDANGVNGKFAFLNIK, from the coding sequence ATGAAAAATGCGATCGCCCTTAAGTCCCGCGTTAGTATCTCTCATTACATACCATTATTAGTTATTTGCTCTGTACTATTAACAGCTTGTGGTAGAAGTAATAGTACTAATGTACAGTCAGCAAATAATCCCACATCTAAAACAACTCAAGCTAACACTATTCCTATTGGTATCGCCTTTGCCCAAACAAGTAACGTAGCTTTACTTGGTCAAGAGGGAACTGACGGAGTAAAAATTGCTGAAAAGTATTTTAATAATAAAGGTGGTATTAACGGTAAACAAATTAAATTAATATTTCAAGATACTGGTGGTGATGAAGTCGGCGCGATTAATGCCTTCCAAACATTAATTAATCAAAATAACGTTGTAGGCATTATTGGTCCTACCCTATCACAACAAGCATTTAGCGCTGACCCCATAGCAGAACGTAATCAAGTTCCAGTCATTGGTGCATCAAATACAGCTAAAGGTATTCCCGAAATTGGTGATTATGTTGCCCGTATTTCTTCTTCGGTTGCTGTCGTCGCCCCTTATGCAGTGAAAGCAGCACTCAAACAAAACCCTAATATCAAAAGAGTAGCGGTATTTTACGCACAAAATGATGCGTTTAATAAGTCAGAAACAGAAATATTTCAGAAGACAGTTAAAGATTTAGGGTTAGATTTAATTACAGTCCAAAAATTTCAAACTACAGATACCGATTTCCAAACTCAAGCTAGTAGCGCAATTAATTTAAAACCAGATTTAGCGATTATTTCTGGGCTGGCTGTTGATGGGGGTAATTTAGTCAAACAATTACGAGAACTTGGCTATAAAGGCACAATTATCGGTGGCAATGGATTCAATACATCACATATATTTTCAGTATGTGGAAAGCTATGTGATGGCGTAATTATTGCCCAAGCTTATAGTCCAGAATACAAAAATGAAATTAACACAGCATTTCGCAAAGCCTACATCGAGCAGTACCGTAAAGAACCATCCCAAGTCAGCGCCCAATCTTTCGCTGCTTTACAAGTATATGTAGAAGCACTACAATCTTTAAACAAAAAAAGGCAGATTAATGATTTAACCTTACCTGAGTTGCGTAAAGAATTAAATCAAGAACTACTTAAATTAACCTATCAAACTCCTCTAGGTGAAATAGCTTTTACGCCAGTAGGTGAGGTAATTCAAAAAGAGTTTTACGTAGCCCAATTGAAGATGGATGCAAACGGTGTTAATGGCAAATTTGCTTTTTTAAATATCAAATAA
- a CDS encoding WGxxGxxG family protein: MKNALTKTLGAAVLSLGMALPLSLPANAQTSTSPSTDGGTTGTTTTTTYDRTANNDGFDWGWLGLLGLLGLAGLAGKKRDDEPTRYRDPSAPGASTYRE; this comes from the coding sequence ATGAAAAACGCTTTAACCAAGACACTTGGCGCTGCTGTACTGAGTTTAGGTATGGCCTTACCTTTAAGTTTACCTGCAAACGCGCAAACAAGCACATCCCCTAGCACAGATGGCGGTACAACCGGTACAACCACAACCACAACCTATGACCGCACTGCAAATAACGATGGTTTTGACTGGGGTTGGTTAGGTCTACTCGGTTTACTAGGTTTAGCTGGTTTAGCTGGTAAAAAACGTGATGATGAACCCACCCGTTACCGCGATCCTAGTGCGCCTGGTGCTAGTACCTACCGTGAGTAG
- a CDS encoding aspartate carbamoyltransferase catalytic subunit has protein sequence MPTSNWNRHHVLSLADFTAAEYDTVLQTAASFQEVLSRRTKKVPALQGQVVANLFFEPSTRTRSSFELAAKRLSADTLNFAASTSSMTKGETILDTAKTYLAMGTDIMVIRHKEAGVPNAIAQEMDRLGVRVSVLNAGDGQHEHPSQGLLDLFTICSLIDPANPRLELLQGKKIAIVGDILHSRVARSNIWSLVASGAQVHLAAPPTLLPKLFADYIFEQETVPPGKLFIHWQLEPALQDADFVMTLRLQKERMTAHLLPSLREYHQLFGITRSKLELSQPHVKVLHPGPVNRGVEISSDLMDDPEFSLIQSQVTSGVAVRMALLYLIGSGKT, from the coding sequence ATGCCTACCTCGAATTGGAATCGCCATCACGTCCTTTCTTTAGCTGACTTCACTGCGGCTGAATACGATACCGTCTTACAAACTGCGGCTAGTTTTCAAGAAGTGTTATCACGACGCACGAAGAAAGTACCAGCTTTGCAAGGACAGGTAGTGGCGAATCTATTTTTTGAACCATCTACCCGCACTCGTAGCAGTTTTGAACTTGCTGCTAAACGCCTAAGCGCGGATACTCTGAACTTTGCTGCATCTACTTCTTCCATGACTAAGGGAGAGACAATTTTAGATACAGCCAAGACATATTTAGCGATGGGTACTGATATTATGGTGATCCGCCATAAGGAAGCAGGAGTACCAAATGCGATCGCACAAGAAATGGATCGTTTAGGTGTCCGTGTTAGCGTCCTCAATGCAGGTGATGGTCAACATGAACACCCATCCCAAGGATTGCTAGATTTATTTACTATATGTAGTTTAATTGACCCTGCTAATCCTCGGCTAGAACTTTTACAGGGGAAAAAAATTGCGATCGTTGGTGATATCCTTCATTCGCGCGTAGCAAGGTCGAATATTTGGAGTTTAGTTGCAAGCGGCGCTCAAGTACATCTAGCTGCACCACCTACTTTATTACCCAAGTTATTTGCCGACTATATTTTTGAGCAAGAAACAGTACCACCCGGTAAATTATTTATTCATTGGCAATTAGAACCAGCTTTACAAGATGCTGATTTTGTCATGACGCTACGTCTGCAAAAAGAGCGGATGACTGCCCATTTACTGCCCAGCTTACGCGAGTACCATCAATTATTCGGCATCACCCGCAGCAAACTAGAACTATCTCAGCCACATGTGAAAGTTTTACATCCTGGCCCAGTTAACCGTGGTGTAGAAATTAGTTCCGATTTGATGGATGATCCAGAATTTAGTTTAATTCAATCTCAAGTAACGAGTGGCGTAGCTGTACGCATGGCTTTGTTGTACCTCATAGGTAGCGGTAAAACTTAA
- a CDS encoding type I glyceraldehyde-3-phosphate dehydrogenase, which yields MIRVAINGFGRIGRNFARCWLGRQNTNIDLVAINDTSDPRTNAHLLKYDSMLGKLKDVDITADDNSIIVNGKTIKCVSDRNPENLPWKEWEIDLIIEATGVFTSKEGALKHVNAGAKKVLITAPGKNEDGTFVMGVNHHEYDHNVHNVISNASCTTNCLAPIAKVINDKFGIIKGTMTTTHSYTGDQRLLDASHRDVRRARAAAINIVPTSTGAAKAVALVIPELKGKLNGVALRVPTPNVSMVDFVVQVEKRTITEEVNQALKDASEGPLKGILDYSELQLVSSDYQGTDASSIIDASLTLVMGNDLVKVMAWYDNEWGYSQRVLDLAELVAEKWV from the coding sequence GTGATTAGAGTCGCAATCAACGGGTTCGGGCGCATCGGACGTAACTTTGCACGTTGCTGGCTGGGAAGACAAAATACCAATATCGACCTTGTAGCTATTAATGACACATCAGATCCAAGAACTAATGCTCACCTCCTAAAGTATGATTCCATGCTTGGGAAGTTAAAGGATGTTGACATTACGGCTGATGACAACTCTATCATCGTTAACGGTAAAACCATTAAATGCGTATCTGATCGCAATCCAGAAAACTTGCCCTGGAAAGAATGGGAAATTGATTTAATTATCGAAGCAACAGGCGTATTTACTAGCAAAGAAGGTGCATTAAAGCACGTTAATGCTGGAGCCAAGAAAGTTCTGATCACAGCCCCCGGTAAAAACGAGGATGGAACTTTTGTAATGGGTGTAAACCATCATGAGTATGATCACAACGTACACAACGTTATTAGTAATGCCAGCTGTACAACTAACTGTCTAGCTCCCATTGCTAAGGTAATCAACGATAAATTCGGGATTATCAAAGGCACAATGACCACCACCCACAGCTACACAGGTGATCAGCGCTTACTAGACGCTTCTCACCGTGATGTACGCCGGGCAAGAGCTGCGGCCATCAACATCGTTCCTACCTCCACCGGTGCGGCGAAAGCAGTAGCATTAGTTATTCCAGAACTCAAAGGCAAACTCAATGGTGTTGCCTTGCGCGTACCTACCCCGAACGTCTCAATGGTAGATTTCGTAGTTCAGGTTGAGAAGCGTACTATTACTGAAGAAGTTAACCAAGCTCTTAAGGATGCTTCTGAAGGCCCACTTAAAGGCATTCTCGACTACAGCGAACTGCAATTAGTATCCTCCGACTATCAAGGAACAGACGCTTCCTCCATCATTGATGCCAGCTTGACCCTAGTTATGGGCAACGACTTAGTAAAAGTTATGGCTTGGTATGACAACGAGTGGGGTTATAGCCAGCGCGTTCTCGACTTGGCAGAATTAGTGGCTGAGAAATGGGTTTAA
- the murC gene encoding UDP-N-acetylmuramate--L-alanine ligase, which translates to MSNSVDFAGRPFHFIGIGGIGMSALAYVLAKRHLPVSGSDLRPNHITRKLESIGAHIFSRQEASNLEFFGTKVESKEVELNSQEKFPGGNSTLPQVICSTAINSNNLEYQAAIKLGCPIFHRSDVLAALIAEHHSIAVAGTHGKTTTSSMIGYMLLAAGLDPTIIVGGEVNAWEGNARIGQSPYLVAEADESDGSLVKHSPEIGIITNIELDHPDHYDTLEEVVATFQQFANGCKVLIGSIDCATVKDRLKPTITYSLHQDTEADYSVTNIDYRADGTTALVWEKGKALGVLNLKLLSRHNLSNALAAVAVGRHLGLEFGEIAKGIASFEGARRRFEFRGEVDGITFIDDYAHHPSEIRATLAAARLQARPGQRVVAIFQPHRYSRTLTFLEEFAESFGHADLVVLTDIYSAGEPNLGQISGEQLAEKIAQQHPQVVYQPTISTVCEYLIKTLRPGDLALFLGAGNLNQAIPEIITTLCTPATATL; encoded by the coding sequence ATGAGTAATAGTGTAGATTTTGCTGGTAGACCGTTTCATTTCATCGGAATTGGCGGGATAGGAATGTCGGCTCTGGCATACGTTTTAGCTAAACGTCACTTGCCAGTATCAGGTTCTGACCTCCGACCGAATCATATTACGCGCAAATTAGAATCTATCGGCGCACATATTTTTAGTAGACAAGAAGCTAGTAATCTTGAGTTCTTTGGGACTAAAGTTGAATCTAAGGAAGTAGAATTAAATTCACAAGAAAAGTTTCCTGGTGGCAATTCAACATTGCCCCAAGTAATTTGTTCAACCGCAATTAACTCTAATAATTTAGAATATCAAGCAGCAATAAAATTAGGATGTCCGATTTTCCATCGCTCAGATGTACTGGCTGCTCTAATTGCCGAGCATCATAGCATTGCTGTAGCAGGAACTCACGGTAAAACGACAACTAGTAGCATGATTGGGTATATGTTACTAGCAGCAGGTTTAGACCCGACAATCATTGTCGGTGGAGAAGTCAACGCCTGGGAAGGTAACGCCAGAATTGGTCAAAGTCCCTATTTGGTGGCTGAGGCAGATGAATCTGATGGTTCTTTGGTAAAACACTCTCCAGAGATTGGCATTATCACTAATATTGAATTAGACCATCCTGACCATTACGACACTTTAGAAGAAGTAGTTGCTACTTTTCAGCAATTTGCCAACGGCTGCAAAGTTCTCATTGGCAGTATCGATTGTGCGACAGTAAAAGACCGCCTAAAACCTACAATTACTTACAGCCTCCATCAAGATACAGAAGCTGACTACAGCGTTACCAATATCGACTACCGTGCTGATGGCACTACGGCTTTAGTCTGGGAAAAAGGCAAAGCTTTAGGTGTGCTGAACTTAAAATTACTAAGTCGCCATAACCTGAGTAATGCTTTAGCTGCCGTAGCTGTTGGTCGTCACCTGGGTTTAGAATTTGGCGAAATCGCTAAAGGTATCGCCAGTTTTGAAGGTGCAAGACGACGCTTCGAGTTTCGCGGCGAAGTTGATGGTATCACCTTCATTGATGATTACGCACACCACCCTAGCGAAATTCGGGCTACCTTAGCCGCAGCCCGTCTCCAAGCTAGACCAGGACAAAGAGTGGTTGCTATCTTCCAACCTCATCGCTATAGTCGTACCCTGACTTTTTTAGAAGAATTTGCCGAGTCCTTCGGTCATGCTGATTTAGTAGTCCTGACCGATATTTACAGTGCAGGCGAACCCAATTTAGGACAAATCAGTGGTGAACAGTTGGCAGAGAAAATTGCTCAACAGCATCCGCAGGTAGTTTATCAACCAACTATCTCCACAGTGTGCGAGTACTTAATCAAGACTCTGCGCCCTGGTGATTTAGCCCTATTTCTGGGTGCAGGAAATCTCAATCAAGCAATTCCAGAAATTATTACCACACTTTGCACACCTGCAACAGCCACGTTGTAA
- a CDS encoding low molecular weight protein-tyrosine-phosphatase, which yields MPYKLLFVCLGNICRSPSAENIMNHQIEQAGLSDKIVCDSAGTSSYHIGSSPDRRMSAAAVAKLGITLRGRARQFIKSDFQDFDLILAMDRDNYDDIIALDPTGQYHHKVRLMCEFCSRHELKEVPDPYYGGTEGFNQVIDLLVDACEGLLQYVTSQELET from the coding sequence ATGCCTTACAAACTATTATTTGTCTGTCTGGGAAATATTTGTCGCTCACCCTCGGCAGAAAATATTATGAATCATCAAATTGAGCAAGCAGGTTTGAGCGACAAAATTGTTTGTGACTCTGCTGGTACTTCTAGCTATCACATCGGTAGCTCTCCTGATCGACGAATGAGTGCAGCCGCAGTGGCGAAGTTAGGAATTACATTGCGTGGTCGGGCTAGGCAATTTATTAAGTCTGATTTTCAAGACTTTGATCTGATCCTCGCAATGGATCGAGATAATTATGATGATATTATCGCACTTGATCCAACAGGGCAATATCACCATAAGGTGCGTTTGATGTGTGAGTTTTGCTCACGCCACGAATTAAAGGAAGTTCCAGATCCCTATTATGGTGGAACGGAAGGATTTAATCAGGTAATTGATTTGCTGGTTGATGCTTGTGAGGGTTTGCTGCAATACGTCACCAGTCAAGAATTAGAAACTTGA
- the smpB gene encoding SsrA-binding protein SmpB has translation MSDKSESYKVISDNRQARYLYEILETYEAGIQLTGTEVKSIRAGKVNLQDGYAILRDGELWLINVHISPYNASGQYFNHEPRRTRKLLLHRQEIRKLIGKVEQQGLTLVPLKMYLKRGWVKISIALGKGKKLHDKRDDLKRRQDQRDMQRAMKNY, from the coding sequence ATGAGCGATAAGAGCGAAAGTTACAAAGTTATTAGCGATAACCGACAAGCCCGTTACTTGTACGAAATTCTGGAAACGTATGAGGCTGGTATTCAGTTGACGGGAACAGAAGTTAAATCAATTCGTGCAGGGAAAGTAAATCTACAAGATGGCTATGCTATATTGCGGGATGGTGAACTATGGCTAATTAACGTTCATATCTCTCCCTATAACGCTAGTGGGCAGTATTTTAATCACGAACCACGCCGGACACGCAAGCTACTATTACACCGTCAGGAAATTCGTAAGCTGATAGGCAAAGTAGAACAGCAGGGTTTGACATTAGTACCTTTGAAAATGTACCTCAAACGCGGCTGGGTGAAAATTAGTATTGCTCTTGGTAAAGGTAAGAAGCTCCACGATAAGCGAGACGACCTCAAACGCCGCCAGGATCAGCGCGACATGCAAAGAGCCATGAAAAATTACTAG
- the murB gene encoding UDP-N-acetylmuramate dehydrogenase: protein MKISQAVGNACTVDASNVETQDSDRATNSKIIYLPGTNCEIKSQALLSAYTSYRVGGAAELYVAPRDVEGLQASLQYAKEHDLRVTTLGAGSNLLVSDRGISGLVIATRHLRYSHFDHQTGRITVAAGESIPSLAWEAAKHGWQGLEWAVGIPGSVGGAVVMNAGAHNSCIADILVSAQVLSPDGTIETLTPEELGYTYRTSLLQGSDRVVTQATLQLQPGFDPAFVTATTRQHKQHRLSTQPYNFPSCGSVFRNPKPYAAGWLIEQSGLKGYQIGGAQVANLHANFIVNRGGAKANDIFSLIRHIQQEVQERWSILLEPEVKMLGEFQAA from the coding sequence ATGAAAATTTCCCAGGCAGTTGGAAACGCCTGCACAGTTGATGCTTCCAATGTAGAGACACAGGATAGCGATCGCGCAACAAATAGTAAAATTATTTACTTACCCGGTACTAATTGCGAGATTAAATCCCAAGCTTTGTTATCTGCATATACTTCCTATCGGGTTGGGGGAGCGGCTGAACTATATGTCGCCCCTCGTGATGTAGAAGGGTTGCAAGCCAGCCTCCAGTATGCAAAAGAACATGATTTAAGAGTAACAACTTTAGGTGCTGGTTCTAATTTGTTAGTGAGCGATCGCGGTATCTCTGGTTTAGTCATTGCTACCAGACATCTGCGTTACAGCCACTTTGACCACCAAACTGGTCGGATAACCGTAGCTGCTGGAGAATCAATTCCCAGCCTCGCATGGGAAGCGGCAAAACACGGTTGGCAAGGCTTAGAGTGGGCTGTAGGTATTCCTGGTAGCGTTGGTGGTGCGGTAGTTATGAACGCCGGAGCGCATAATAGCTGCATCGCAGATATATTAGTGAGCGCTCAGGTACTTTCACCAGACGGCACAATAGAGACACTGACACCAGAAGAATTAGGCTATACATATCGTACTTCGTTATTACAAGGTAGCGATCGTGTAGTTACCCAGGCGACCCTCCAATTGCAACCAGGCTTTGACCCCGCCTTTGTCACAGCCACAACCAGACAACATAAACAGCATCGGTTAAGCACCCAACCTTACAACTTCCCCAGTTGTGGTAGTGTGTTCCGCAACCCCAAACCTTATGCGGCTGGTTGGTTAATTGAACAATCTGGCTTAAAAGGCTACCAAATCGGCGGCGCACAAGTAGCTAATCTCCATGCCAATTTTATTGTCAATCGTGGAGGAGCCAAAGCCAATGACATCTTCAGCCTCATTCGCCATATTCAGCAAGAAGTCCAAGAACGCTGGTCAATCTTGCTAGAACCAGAAGTCAAAATGCTGGGCGAATTTCAGGCGGCTTAG
- the nadD gene encoding nicotinate (nicotinamide) nucleotide adenylyltransferase, whose translation MQHLAIFGGTFDPIHWGHLLIAETALQQIPIEKLIWVPSSNPPHKKASYFKHRWEMLQLATQDHPAFTVSCVEKNRPGVSYAINTLIDLSACFPNTHWYWIVGLDTFQTLPRWYRGHELAQMCDWLIAPRLLGGENIAQSELICKQVKQKLGEQSIAIHWHLLNIPLMGVSSSLIRKLYRSGKSIRYLVPENVRSYIMSHDLYSEDCE comes from the coding sequence ATGCAGCATCTGGCAATTTTTGGCGGTACATTTGACCCTATTCATTGGGGACATTTACTCATAGCCGAAACAGCTTTGCAACAAATCCCAATTGAAAAATTAATTTGGGTTCCTTCATCAAATCCTCCTCATAAAAAAGCATCTTATTTTAAACATCGCTGGGAAATGCTGCAATTAGCTACACAAGATCACCCGGCGTTTACTGTCTCCTGTGTGGAGAAAAATCGCCCAGGCGTTTCCTATGCGATCAATACCTTGATCGACTTATCTGCTTGTTTCCCAAATACTCACTGGTACTGGATAGTAGGCTTGGATACCTTCCAAACCTTACCGCGTTGGTACCGTGGACACGAACTAGCGCAAATGTGTGATTGGTTAATCGCACCCCGATTGCTAGGTGGTGAGAATATAGCTCAAAGTGAGTTAATCTGCAAGCAAGTGAAGCAAAAACTAGGGGAGCAGTCAATTGCTATTCACTGGCACTTATTGAATATCCCTTTAATGGGAGTTTCGTCAAGCCTAATTCGTAAACTTTATCGCTCAGGTAAGTCAATTCGTTATTTAGTCCCAGAAAATGTGCGCTCCTACATCATGAGTCACGACCTCTACTCAGAAGATTGTGAATAA
- a CDS encoding IctB family putative bicarbonate transporter, with amino-acid sequence MNLVWQRFTLSSVPVKQFLGTSYLYRSLVGLLSSWRQTSFLLRWGDAIAAVLLSLVYLLAPFVSSTLIGVLLIACIAFWLLLTLSDEPATGNNTLVTPIHLLVLLYWGVAATATALSPVKKAALNDLFTLTLYLLLFALCARVLRSPRLRSWIINIYLGTSLVVSFYGMRQWRFGAPPLATWVDPESTLSKTTRVYSYLGNPNLLAGYLLPAVVFSLMAIFVWQGWMKKALALTMLGINAACLIFTYSRGGWIALVVAILTATVLLIYWWGLRMPTFWRIWSIPILLGSLLGVLVLAFIFVEPVRLRVLSIFADRADSSNNFRRNVWDAVFEMIRDRPIIGIGPGHNSFNKIYPLYQRPRYTALSAYSIFLEVTVEMGFIGIACFLWLIIVTVNTALVQLNRLRQSANIQGFWLIGALAALLGMLAHGTVDTIWFRPEVNTLWWLVVALIASYWTPLVDNNQESYLTQNEQITDNNS; translated from the coding sequence ATGAATTTAGTCTGGCAACGATTTACTTTATCCTCTGTACCCGTCAAACAGTTTCTCGGTACAAGTTACCTATACCGTTCTCTGGTGGGACTGTTATCCTCTTGGAGACAAACCAGCTTCTTGCTGCGGTGGGGAGATGCCATAGCAGCTGTGTTACTCAGCTTGGTATATCTCCTAGCCCCTTTTGTCTCTAGTACCTTGATCGGGGTCTTGCTTATAGCTTGTATAGCATTTTGGTTACTGTTAACTTTATCCGATGAACCTGCTACTGGCAATAATACCCTAGTCACTCCCATACACCTGTTAGTGTTGCTCTATTGGGGAGTTGCGGCTACAGCAACGGCATTATCACCAGTAAAAAAAGCAGCGTTAAATGACTTGTTCACTTTGACGCTATACTTACTGCTATTTGCCCTTTGTGCTAGGGTGCTAAGATCGCCTCGCCTGCGATCGTGGATTATTAATATATACTTAGGCACTTCGCTTGTTGTCAGTTTCTATGGGATGCGACAATGGCGTTTTGGTGCGCCACCTCTAGCTACTTGGGTAGATCCTGAGTCTACACTTTCTAAAACAACCAGGGTTTACAGTTATTTAGGCAACCCGAATTTATTAGCTGGGTATCTGTTACCTGCGGTAGTTTTTAGCCTCATGGCAATTTTTGTTTGGCAAGGCTGGATGAAAAAAGCTTTGGCATTGACAATGCTAGGTATTAACGCTGCTTGCCTGATTTTTACTTATAGCCGTGGTGGTTGGATTGCACTAGTAGTAGCAATTTTAACGGCAACTGTGTTGCTAATTTATTGGTGGGGTTTGCGAATGCCGACTTTTTGGCGAATTTGGTCAATACCCATACTTTTGGGAAGTTTACTTGGGGTATTGGTGTTAGCCTTCATATTTGTTGAGCCAGTTCGCTTACGGGTTTTAAGTATCTTTGCCGATCGCGCCGATAGTAGTAATAATTTCCGTCGCAATGTGTGGGATGCTGTATTTGAGATGATCCGCGATCGCCCCATTATTGGTATCGGCCCTGGTCACAATTCTTTTAATAAAATCTACCCTCTTTATCAGCGCCCTCGTTATACTGCTTTGAGTGCCTATTCCATTTTCCTGGAAGTAACTGTAGAGATGGGTTTTATTGGTATAGCCTGTTTTCTTTGGTTAATTATAGTCACCGTCAACACAGCGCTTGTGCAGTTAAACCGATTACGTCAATCAGCCAATATCCAGGGCTTTTGGTTAATCGGTGCATTAGCCGCTTTGTTAGGAATGCTGGCTCACGGTACAGTAGACACCATTTGGTTTCGTCCTGAAGTTAATACCCTCTGGTGGCTAGTGGTTGCTTTAATTGCTAGTTACTGGACACCTTTAGTTGATAACAATCAAGAAAGTTATTTGACACAGAACGAGCAAATTACAGATAACAATTCGTAA